CGCGCCGGCCTCACGGGCGTCCTGGAGCAGACCGCCCCAGGAGACGATCGTGGGATCGCTGAGCCCGAGGAAGGCGAGGGTCGCCTCGGTGAGGATGGCGGTGGAGATCACGAGCGTGGTCTGCGCCAGCACCAGCGGCATCACATTGGGCAGGACGTGACGCGACATGATGTGCCCGTGACCGCCGCCGAGCGCCCGCGAGCGTTCGATGTACGGGCGGGACTCGACGGACAGCGTCTGGGCGCGGACCAGACGGGCGGTCGTCGGCCAGGTCGTCACGCCGATCGCCAGGATCGTCGTCCAGATCGACCGGGAGAGGACCGTGGCCAGGGCGATGGCCAGAACGAGGGTCGGCATCACCAGGAACCAGTCCGTCACCCGCATGATGACGGTGGCGTACCAGCCCTTGAAGTGTCCCGCGGTGATCCCGATCAGGGTGCCGATCGCCACCGACAGGAAGGCGGCGAGCAGCCCGACCGTCAGCGACACCCGTGTGCCCCACAGCATCAGGGCCAGCAGGCTGCGCCCGAACTGGTCGGTCCCGAGCGGGAATTCACCGCTCGGCTCCTCCAGCGGGCCGCCCGGGGCGTTCGTCACGCTCTGCGAGTCGGCCCCGACCAGCAGCGGGGCGGTCAGCGCCAGCAGAGCGATCACCGCGAGCACGGCGAGCCCGACGAGACCGGCGCGGTGCGTGCGGTACTGCCGCCAGAAGCGGGCCACCGCCTGCCGCCGCCGGGCCCGGGTCAGGGCGCGGGGGCTCTGTGCCCGTGCATCCCCGGGGGGCCGGGAGGGCTTGCGGGCGTCCGGCTCCTGCGGTTCGGAAGGCTTCCGCATCGACGTCGTCATCGGCCCACCCGAGGATCGAGCAGCGGATAGATCACATCGGCCAGCGTGTTCATCAGGATCACGGCGGCGGCGAACACGAAGAACAGCGCCTGCACCAACGGCAGGTCGGGCACGCTCAGCGCCTGGTAGAAGAGGCCGCCGAGGCCCGGCCAGGAGAACACCGTCTCCACCAGGATCGCCCCCGCCACCGTCGTACCGAGGTTCACGAAGAGCAGGGTGACGGTGGGCAGCATCGCGTTCGGCACGGCATGCCTGCGGCGCACGAGGTCGTCGCGCAGCCCCTTGGCGCGGGCCGTCGTCAGATAGTCGCTGCCCATCTCGTCCAGCAGCGAGGAGCGCATCACCAGCAGGGTGCGCGCGTACTCCACGGCGACCAGCGTGACGACGGGCAGCACCAGGTGGTGGGCGATGTCCAGCACCCGGTCGAAGCCCTCGGTGTCGCCGGACTCCATACCGCCGGTCGGGAACAGGCCGGGGATCGGGCCGATACCCACCGACAGGGTGATGATGAGGAGCAGACCGAGCCAGAACGACGGCACCGAGTACAGCGTCAGCGCGAACGCCGTGTTGGCCCGGTCCCCGGCACTGCCGTTGCGCCACGCGGAGCGCGCGCCCAGCCAGATGCCGAGCAGCGTGTAGATGACGAAGGCGGTGCCGGTCAGCAGGAGAGTGGCGGGCAGCGCCTCGGCGATCTTGTCGACGACCGGGGCGCGGAACTGGTACGACGTACCGAAGTCGCCGGTCAGCGCCTTGCCGCAGTACTGCGTGAACTGCTGCCACAGCGGCAGGTCGAGCCCGAACTCACGGCGCATCGCCGCGATCTGTTCCGTCGACACCTGACGGCCGCCGGTCATCTGCTTGACCGGGTCGCCGGGGATCAGGCGGAAGAGGAAGAAGCTGGTGACGAGGACGGCGAAGAGGGAGACGGCCGCTCCGGCGAGTTTGCCCGCCGCGTAGCGGGCGTAGGCGGCCGTACTGCGGGAGCGTGGGGAGCGGGCCGACGGCCCGGCCGGAGCCGGGCCGCCGGATTCTGTGCTCTCCACGCCCGCCGCGCCCTTCAGCAGGGCGGGAGTGCTTTCTGAGCTCATGGACTATTCACGGTCTTCCGCGGTGGAGCGGCGACGCATGGCGAACAGCAGTCCGCCACCGGCGAGGACGACGACGGCGATCCCGACTCCGATGAGCACCCCGGTGGAGGAGCCACCGGAGTCGGAGGAACCGGACGAGGAGGCCCCGGCGGCCGGGACCGCCGACCACCAGCTCCAGTAACCGTCCTGGCCGTAGATGTTGCCCGCGGCCGACGGCATGGTGGTGATGGACTCGATGTGGTCGGTGCGGTAGGCCTCGACGGCATTCGGGTACGCCATGACGTTCATGTACCCGGTGTCGTACAGCCGCGACTCCAGTTGCTTGACCAGATCCGCCCGCTTGGCGGGGTCGTACTCCGCCAGTTGCTTCTTGTAGAGCTCGTCGTACTGCTTGTCGCAGATGAAGTTGTCGGTCGCGGCCGACTCCTTCGCCTTGGACGGCAGGGCGGCGCAGGTGTGGATGGAGAGGACGAAGTCGGGGTCGGGGTTGACGGACCAGCCGTCGAAGGCGAGGTCGTACTCACCGGCGTACCAGGGGTCGGAGACGTTGTCGAGGCAGTCGACCTTCAGCCCGATGCCCTGCTCGCCCCACCACTCCTGGAGGTACTTGCCGATCGCCTTGTCGTTGGGGTCGGTGGCGTGGCAGAGGATACGGAAGTCCAGCGGCTTGCCGTCCTTGCCGACGCGCTTGCCCGCGCCGTTCTTCTTGTACCCGGCCTCGTCGAGGAGGGAGGCCGCCTTCGCCGGGTCGTAGGCGAGCTTCTGGCCGTCCGCCGGTTTCCAGAAGTAGTCGCCGAAGCGCGGCGGGATGTAGCCCTCGCCCTCCACGGCGTGGCCCCGGAAGACCTTGTCGATGATGGTCTTGCGGTCGACCGCCATGAACAGCGCGTGCCGCACCTTCTGGTCCAGCAGCGCCGGGTGGCCGTCGCCGAACTTCTGCCCGTCCTTGGTCCGCGCCCCGGGGTTGACGGCGAGCGCGAAGAAGCGGCGGCCCGGGGCGTCGTTCACCTTGATGTCCGGGGCCTTCTCCAGCGAGGCGGACTGGGCGGGCGTCAGGCTGGGGCTGCCCGCGACGAAGGAGACCTCGCCCTTGCGCAGGGCGGCCACGGCCGCGTCCTGGTCCTTGTAGTAGCGGAAGACCAGCTCGTCGAACTTGGGCGAACCGCGCCAGAAGTCCTTGTTGGCCTTCAGCTTCACATAGCTGTCGACCTTGTAGTCCGTCAGGATGAACGGACCGTTCCCCACGACGGGGAAGTCCTTGTCGTTGTTGAACTTCGAGAAGTCGCCGACCTTCTCCCAGACGTGCTGGGGGACGATCGGGACGTCGAGCGCGGCCATCGTGGCCTGCGGCTCCTTGAGCTTGATGACCAGCTTGTCCTTGCTGGGGGCGGTCACCTTCTCGAAGTTGCCGACGAAGTTGCCGTTGGAGGTCGCGGCGGCCTCGTCGGTCATCATCTTGTTGAACGTCCAGGCCGCGTCCTCGGCGGTGGCCTGTTGCCCGTCGGACCACTTCGAGTCCGAACGGATCGTGTACGTCCACGTCAGCTTGTCC
This sequence is a window from Streptomyces parvus. Protein-coding genes within it:
- a CDS encoding ABC transporter substrate-binding protein, translating into MVTRVPHHSVRPRRRLRLLLASGAAALALAAGSVVPGNPLTPAPPEARAADGKTTLTVAVAQSVDSLSPFLGQRLVSTSIYRLMYDFLTNYDPKDNKAIPGLATAWEPSADKLTWTYTIRSDSKWSDGQQATAEDAAWTFNKMMTDEAAATSNGNFVGNFEKVTAPSKDKLVIKLKEPQATMAALDVPIVPQHVWEKVGDFSKFNNDKDFPVVGNGPFILTDYKVDSYVKLKANKDFWRGSPKFDELVFRYYKDQDAAVAALRKGEVSFVAGSPSLTPAQSASLEKAPDIKVNDAPGRRFFALAVNPGARTKDGQKFGDGHPALLDQKVRHALFMAVDRKTIIDKVFRGHAVEGEGYIPPRFGDYFWKPADGQKLAYDPAKAASLLDEAGYKKNGAGKRVGKDGKPLDFRILCHATDPNDKAIGKYLQEWWGEQGIGLKVDCLDNVSDPWYAGEYDLAFDGWSVNPDPDFVLSIHTCAALPSKAKESAATDNFICDKQYDELYKKQLAEYDPAKRADLVKQLESRLYDTGYMNVMAYPNAVEAYRTDHIESITTMPSAAGNIYGQDGYWSWWSAVPAAGASSSGSSDSGGSSTGVLIGVGIAVVVLAGGGLLFAMRRRSTAEDRE
- a CDS encoding ABC transporter permease; amino-acid sequence: MSSESTPALLKGAAGVESTESGGPAPAGPSARSPRSRSTAAYARYAAGKLAGAAVSLFAVLVTSFFLFRLIPGDPVKQMTGGRQVSTEQIAAMRREFGLDLPLWQQFTQYCGKALTGDFGTSYQFRAPVVDKIAEALPATLLLTGTAFVIYTLLGIWLGARSAWRNGSAGDRANTAFALTLYSVPSFWLGLLLIITLSVGIGPIPGLFPTGGMESGDTEGFDRVLDIAHHLVLPVVTLVAVEYARTLLVMRSSLLDEMGSDYLTTARAKGLRDDLVRRRHAVPNAMLPTVTLLFVNLGTTVAGAILVETVFSWPGLGGLFYQALSVPDLPLVQALFFVFAAAVILMNTLADVIYPLLDPRVGR
- a CDS encoding ABC transporter permease, with amino-acid sequence MTTSMRKPSEPQEPDARKPSRPPGDARAQSPRALTRARRRQAVARFWRQYRTHRAGLVGLAVLAVIALLALTAPLLVGADSQSVTNAPGGPLEEPSGEFPLGTDQFGRSLLALMLWGTRVSLTVGLLAAFLSVAIGTLIGITAGHFKGWYATVIMRVTDWFLVMPTLVLAIALATVLSRSIWTTILAIGVTTWPTTARLVRAQTLSVESRPYIERSRALGGGHGHIMSRHVLPNVMPLVLAQTTLVISTAILTEATLAFLGLSDPTIVSWGGLLQDAREAGAVSSGNWWYLAPPGLAIAVVALAFTLCGRAIESVLNPKLGVSR